One Mangrovimonas cancribranchiae DNA segment encodes these proteins:
- the rpsL gene encoding 30S ribosomal protein S12 yields MPTISQLVRKGRAKITKKSKSAALDSCPQRRGVCTRVYTTTPKKPNSAMRKVARVRLTNGKEVNAYIPGEGHNLQEHSIVLVRGGRVKDLPGVRYHIVRGALDTAGVQGRTQRRSKYGAKRPKK; encoded by the coding sequence ATGCCAACAATTTCACAATTAGTACGAAAAGGAAGAGCCAAAATAACCAAGAAGAGTAAATCGGCTGCTTTAGATTCGTGTCCACAAAGACGTGGGGTTTGTACGCGTGTATATACGACTACGCCAAAAAAACCTAACTCAGCAATGCGTAAAGTTGCAAGGGTAAGGTTAACTAATGGTAAGGAAGTAAACGCATACATCCCAGGTGAGGGACATAACTTGCAAGAGCACTCGATAGTATTGGTTAGAGGTGGAAGGGTAAAAGATTTACCAGGTGTTAGATATCACATTGTTCGTGGTGCATTGGATACCGCAGGTGTTCAAGGTAGGACGCAACGTAGATCTAAGTACGGTGCAAAACGCCCTAAGAAGTAA
- the rpsG gene encoding 30S ribosomal protein S7: MRKRQAKKRPLLPDPRFNDQLVTRFVNMMMWDGKKSVAFKVFYEAIDIVEQKKTDDEKTALEIWKDALSNVMPHVEVRSRRVGGATFQIPMQIRPDRKVSTAMKWLINFARKRNEKSMPQKLAAEILAAAKEEGAAVKKRLDTHRMAEANKAFSHFRF, from the coding sequence ATGAGAAAAAGACAAGCGAAAAAAAGGCCTCTTTTACCAGATCCACGTTTTAACGATCAGTTAGTAACTCGTTTCGTTAATATGATGATGTGGGATGGAAAGAAGTCTGTGGCTTTTAAAGTGTTTTACGAAGCAATAGATATCGTAGAGCAAAAGAAAACAGATGACGAAAAAACAGCTTTAGAAATTTGGAAAGATGCACTTTCAAATGTGATGCCTCACGTAGAAGTGCGTAGCCGTCGTGTAGGTGGTGCTACGTTTCAAATTCCAATGCAAATTCGTCCAGACCGTAAGGTGTCAACTGCTATGAAGTGGTTAATTAACTTTGCGAGAAAAAGAAACGAAAAATCAATGCCTCAAAAACTAGCTGCTGAAATTTTAGCTGCAGCTAAAGAAGAAGGTGCTGCCGTTAAGAAGCGTTTAGATACTCACAGAATGGCAGAAGCAAATAAAGCATTCTCTCACTTTAGATTCTAA
- the fusA gene encoding elongation factor G, with protein sequence MAQRDLKYTRNIGIAAHIDAGKTTTTERILFYTGVSHKIGEVHDGAATMDWMEQEQERGITITSAATTCTWKFPMENAKELPETKGYHFNIIDTPGHVDFTVEVNRSLRVLDGLVFLFSAVDGVEPQSETNWRLADNYKVPRMGFVNKMDRQGSNFLAVCQQVKDMLGSNAVPIVLPIGDEADFRGIVDLVKNRAIVWHEDNFGSTFDVIDIPEDMKDEVKEYRANLIEEVAGYDENLLEKFMEDEESITEDEIHAALRAAVMDMSIIPMICGSAFKNKGVQFLLDAVCRYLPSPVDKDAIVGTDPNTGEDTTRKPDVTAPFSALAFKIATDPFVGRLAFFRAYSGRLDAGSYVLNNRSGKKERISRIYQMHSNKQNAIEYIEAGDIGAAVGFKDIKTGDTLSDEKSPIVLESMEFPDPVIGIAVEPKTKADVDKLGMALAKLAEEDPTFTARTDESSGQTIISGMGELHLDIIVDRLKREFKVEVNQGQPQVEYKEAVTQRAEHRETYKKQSGGRGKFADIVFTLEPAEEGKQGLEFVSEIKGGNVPKEFIPSVEKGFKMAMQNGPLAGYEVDAMKVTLTDGSYHDVDSDQLSFELAAKLGFKAAAKAAKAVIMEPIMKLEVLTPEENMGDIVGDLNRRRGQVNDMSDRAGSKVVRANVPLSEMFGYVTSLRTLSSGRATSTMEFSHYAETPANISEEVIKAAKGVEA encoded by the coding sequence ATGGCACAAAGAGATTTAAAATATACAAGAAATATAGGGATTGCCGCTCATATTGATGCTGGTAAGACAACAACTACAGAGCGTATTCTTTTCTATACAGGAGTTTCTCATAAAATAGGTGAAGTACACGATGGTGCTGCAACTATGGACTGGATGGAGCAAGAGCAAGAAAGAGGTATTACAATTACTTCAGCTGCAACAACTTGTACTTGGAAGTTCCCAATGGAAAATGCTAAAGAATTACCAGAAACTAAAGGGTATCACTTTAATATTATCGATACTCCGGGTCACGTTGATTTTACCGTAGAGGTAAACCGTTCGTTAAGAGTATTAGATGGATTAGTATTCTTATTTAGTGCTGTTGATGGTGTTGAGCCACAATCAGAAACTAACTGGAGATTAGCAGATAACTACAAAGTGCCTCGTATGGGGTTTGTTAATAAGATGGACCGTCAAGGATCTAACTTTTTAGCAGTTTGCCAACAGGTAAAAGATATGCTAGGGTCTAACGCAGTGCCAATTGTATTACCAATTGGAGATGAGGCAGACTTTAGAGGGATTGTAGATTTAGTAAAAAATAGAGCTATCGTTTGGCATGAGGATAATTTCGGTTCTACGTTTGACGTAATCGATATTCCTGAAGACATGAAAGACGAAGTTAAAGAATATAGAGCAAACCTTATCGAGGAAGTAGCTGGATACGACGAAAATCTTCTAGAGAAATTTATGGAAGATGAAGAGTCTATCACAGAAGATGAAATCCACGCAGCATTACGTGCAGCAGTTATGGATATGTCTATCATTCCTATGATTTGTGGTTCGGCATTTAAAAATAAAGGTGTGCAGTTTTTATTAGATGCTGTTTGCCGTTACTTGCCTTCACCAGTAGATAAGGATGCTATTGTAGGTACTGATCCAAATACAGGAGAAGACACTACACGTAAACCAGATGTAACAGCGCCATTTTCAGCGTTAGCATTTAAGATTGCTACCGATCCTTTTGTTGGTCGTTTAGCATTCTTCCGTGCATACTCTGGACGTTTAGATGCAGGTTCTTATGTGTTAAATAACCGTTCTGGTAAAAAAGAACGTATTTCACGTATTTACCAAATGCATTCAAACAAGCAAAATGCAATTGAATATATTGAAGCAGGTGATATTGGAGCTGCAGTAGGATTTAAAGATATTAAAACAGGTGATACATTATCAGATGAGAAGTCACCTATCGTTTTAGAATCTATGGAATTCCCAGATCCAGTAATTGGTATTGCTGTTGAGCCAAAAACGAAGGCAGATGTTGATAAATTAGGAATGGCTTTAGCTAAATTAGCTGAAGAAGATCCAACATTTACAGCTAGAACAGACGAGTCTTCAGGACAAACAATTATATCAGGAATGGGTGAGCTTCACTTAGATATTATTGTAGATCGTCTTAAGCGTGAGTTTAAGGTAGAAGTTAACCAAGGTCAACCTCAAGTAGAGTACAAAGAAGCTGTTACACAAAGAGCTGAACACAGAGAAACTTACAAGAAACAGTCTGGTGGTCGTGGTAAATTCGCAGATATCGTATTTACTTTAGAACCAGCTGAAGAAGGTAAACAAGGTCTTGAGTTTGTTTCAGAAATTAAAGGTGGTAACGTACCAAAAGAATTTATTCCTTCTGTAGAAAAAGGATTTAAAATGGCAATGCAAAATGGTCCATTAGCTGGATATGAAGTAGACGCCATGAAAGTTACTTTAACAGATGGTTCTTATCACGATGTGGATTCAGATCAATTATCATTCGAATTGGCTGCAAAGTTAGGATTTAAAGCTGCTGCAAAAGCTGCAAAAGCTGTAATCATGGAGCCAATTATGAAATTAGAAGTGTTAACTCCTGAAGAAAACATGGGAGATATTGTAGGGGACCTTAACCGTCGCCGTGGTCAAGTAAATGACATGAGCGATAGAGCAGGGTCTAAAGTTGTAAGGGCTAACGTACCGTTATCTGAAATGTTTGGTTATGTAACATCATTAAGAACATTGTCATCAGGTAGAGCAACATCAACAATGGAATTCTCACACTATGCTGAAACGCCTGCTAATATCTCAGAAGAGGTGATTAAAGCAGCAAAAGGAGTTGAAGCTTAA
- the rpsJ gene encoding 30S ribosomal protein S10, with the protein MSQKIRIKLKSYDHNLVDKSADKIVKTVKSTGAVVTGPIPLPTHKKIFTVLRSPHVNKKSREQFQLSSYKRLLDIYSSSSKTIDALMKLELPSGVEVEIKV; encoded by the coding sequence ATGAGTCAAAAAATTAGAATAAAATTAAAGTCTTACGATCACAACTTAGTAGACAAATCTGCTGATAAGATTGTAAAAACAGTAAAAAGTACTGGAGCTGTAGTAACGGGACCAATTCCATTACCAACACACAAGAAAATTTTTACTGTACTACGTTCACCACACGTAAACAAAAAATCTAGAGAGCAATTTCAATTAAGTTCTTATAAAAGATTACTTGATATCTATAGCTCGTCATCAAAAACTATCGATGCTTTGATGAAACTAGAATTGCCAAGTGGTGTAGAAGTTGAGATTAAAGTATAA
- the rplC gene encoding 50S ribosomal protein L3 produces MSGLIGKKIGMTSIFDDNGKNIPCTVIQAGPCIVTQVRTDEVDGYNAVQLGFDDATEKSATKAELGHAKKAGTSVKRKVVEFQGFDEEYKLGDAITVEHFAEGEFVDVSGTSKGKGFQGVVKRHGFGGVGQATHGQHNRLRAPGSIGAASYPARVFKGMRMAGRMGGEKVKVQNLRVLKVVPEKNLLVVKGCVPGHKNAYVIVRK; encoded by the coding sequence ATGTCTGGGTTAATAGGAAAAAAAATCGGTATGACCAGCATTTTCGATGACAATGGAAAGAATATTCCATGTACAGTTATCCAAGCTGGACCATGTATCGTTACCCAAGTCAGAACTGACGAAGTTGATGGCTATAACGCTGTTCAATTAGGTTTCGATGACGCGACAGAAAAAAGTGCTACAAAAGCTGAATTAGGTCATGCTAAAAAAGCTGGTACTTCTGTAAAGCGCAAAGTTGTCGAATTTCAAGGTTTTGACGAGGAGTACAAGTTAGGCGATGCTATTACAGTAGAGCATTTTGCTGAAGGAGAATTTGTTGATGTATCAGGTACATCAAAAGGTAAAGGGTTCCAAGGTGTTGTTAAAAGACACGGTTTTGGTGGAGTTGGTCAAGCAACACACGGTCAACATAACCGTTTAAGAGCTCCTGGATCTATTGGTGCTGCATCATATCCTGCACGTGTATTTAAAGGTATGCGAATGGCCGGAAGAATGGGTGGCGAGAAAGTGAAAGTTCAAAATTTAAGAGTTTTAAAAGTAGTTCCTGAAAAGAACTTACTTGTTGTTAAAGGATGCGTTCCTGGACACAAAAACGCTTATGTAATTGTAAGAAAGTAA
- the rplD gene encoding 50S ribosomal protein L4: MKVAVLDINGKDTGRKVELSKDVFAIEPNNHAVYLDVKQYLANQRQGTHKAKERAEIAGSTRKIKKQKGTGTARAGSIKSGLFKGGGRMFGPRPRNYGFKLNKNLKRLARKSALTIKANDKAITVLEDFNFDTPKTKEFKAVLKALSLEDKKSLFVLGASNNNVYLSSRNLQGHEVVNSSELSTYGIVNANQVVLLESSLEGIETNLSK; this comes from the coding sequence ATGAAAGTAGCAGTTTTAGATATAAACGGAAAAGACACAGGTAGAAAGGTTGAACTTTCTAAAGATGTGTTTGCTATAGAGCCAAACAACCATGCTGTTTACTTAGACGTTAAGCAATATTTAGCTAACCAACGTCAAGGAACACACAAGGCTAAAGAAAGAGCAGAAATTGCTGGAAGTACACGTAAAATTAAAAAACAAAAAGGAACAGGTACTGCAAGAGCAGGAAGTATTAAATCTGGACTTTTTAAAGGTGGTGGACGTATGTTTGGTCCAAGACCTAGAAATTACGGGTTTAAATTAAACAAAAACCTTAAACGTCTAGCTCGTAAATCTGCTTTAACAATTAAAGCAAATGACAAGGCGATTACAGTACTTGAAGATTTTAACTTTGATACTCCAAAAACAAAAGAGTTCAAAGCTGTGCTAAAAGCCTTAAGCTTAGAAGATAAAAAATCACTCTTTGTGTTGGGAGCGTCAAATAATAATGTATATTTGTCGTCACGTAATTTACAAGGGCATGAGGTTGTAAATAGCTCTGAATTAAGTACTTACGGGATTGTGAATGCGAATCAAGTAGTGCTTTTAGAGAGTTCATTAGAAGGAATTGAAACGAATTTAAGTAAATAA
- the rplW gene encoding 50S ribosomal protein L23, producing the protein MNILIKPIITEKATTQSETLNAYAFEVNTKANKIEIKEAVEAAYGVSVEKVRTINVRPERSTRYTKTGIQNGKTKAIKKAIVQVAEGEIIDLYSNM; encoded by the coding sequence ATGAACATCTTAATAAAACCTATAATCACAGAAAAAGCGACCACTCAAAGCGAGACTTTGAATGCTTATGCTTTTGAGGTGAATACAAAGGCGAACAAGATAGAAATTAAAGAAGCGGTAGAAGCTGCTTATGGTGTTTCTGTTGAAAAAGTTCGTACGATAAATGTCCGCCCAGAAAGAAGTACTCGTTATACAAAAACGGGGATTCAAAACGGAAAAACAAAAGCTATTAAAAAAGCAATTGTTCAAGTGGCGGAAGGTGAGATTATTGATTTATACAGTAATATGTAA
- the rplB gene encoding 50S ribosomal protein L2 — protein MSVKKLKPITPGQRFRVVNGYDAITTDKPEKSLLAPKKRSGGRNSQGKMTMRYIGGGHKKRYRIIDFKRNKAGVSAEVMSIEYDPNRTAFIALLKYEDGEKRYIIAQNGLQVGQKVVSNTENVPTEIGNAMPLNKIPLGTIISCVELRPGQGAVMARSAGAFAQLMAREGKFATIKLPSGETRMVPGSCMATIGVVSNSDHQLLVAGKAGRTRWLGRRPRTRPVVMNPVDHPMGGGEGRSSGGHPRSRKGLPAKGYRTRSKTKASNKYIVERRKK, from the coding sequence ATGTCAGTAAAGAAATTAAAACCAATCACGCCAGGTCAGCGTTTTAGAGTAGTTAATGGGTATGACGCCATTACTACTGATAAGCCGGAGAAAAGTTTACTTGCTCCGAAAAAAAGATCTGGTGGTAGAAACAGTCAAGGAAAAATGACCATGCGCTACATAGGTGGTGGTCATAAGAAACGTTATCGTATTATCGATTTTAAGCGTAACAAAGCAGGAGTATCTGCGGAAGTTATGTCTATCGAGTACGATCCAAACAGAACTGCATTCATCGCTTTATTAAAATATGAAGATGGTGAAAAGAGATATATTATCGCGCAAAACGGTCTTCAAGTTGGGCAAAAAGTGGTTTCGAATACCGAAAACGTACCAACTGAAATCGGTAACGCTATGCCATTAAATAAAATTCCATTAGGAACAATTATTTCATGTGTTGAGTTAAGACCAGGACAAGGTGCTGTAATGGCACGTTCAGCTGGAGCCTTTGCTCAGCTAATGGCAAGAGAAGGTAAATTTGCTACTATTAAATTACCTTCTGGAGAAACACGTATGGTTCCTGGATCTTGTATGGCAACAATAGGCGTTGTGTCAAATTCAGATCATCAATTACTTGTAGCTGGTAAAGCTGGTAGAACACGTTGGTTAGGTAGAAGACCAAGAACAAGACCAGTAGTAATGAACCCAGTAGATCACCCAATGGGTGGTGGTGAAGGACGTTCTTCTGGAGGACATCCTCGCTCAAGAAAAGGATTGCCAGCTAAAGGTTATAGAACACGTTCTAAAACTAAGGCAAGTAATAAATATATTGTAGAACGTAGAAAGAAATAA
- the rpsS gene encoding 30S ribosomal protein S19: MARSLKKGPYVHYKLERKVQANVESGKKTVIKTWSRASMITPDFVGQTIAVHNGRQFVPVYVTENMVGHKLGEFSPTRSFRGHAGAKNKGKR; this comes from the coding sequence ATGGCAAGATCATTAAAAAAAGGACCTTACGTTCATTATAAATTAGAGAGAAAAGTTCAGGCCAATGTTGAGTCTGGTAAGAAAACTGTAATCAAAACTTGGTCAAGAGCCAGTATGATTACTCCAGATTTTGTTGGACAAACGATAGCTGTGCATAACGGACGTCAATTCGTGCCAGTATATGTAACAGAAAACATGGTAGGACATAAATTAGGAGAATTTTCACCAACACGTTCATTCCGTGGACACGCAGGTGCTAAAAACAAAGGAAAAAGGTAA
- the rplV gene encoding 50S ribosomal protein L22 — MGSRKKQMADAIKEQKKQIAFAKLNNCPTSPRKMRLVADLVRGERVEKALNILRFSQKEASNRLEKLLLSAIANWQAKNEDADIEAAELYVKEVRVDGGAMLKRLRPAPQGRAHRIRKRSNHVTLVVDANNKTQS; from the coding sequence ATGGGAAGTCGTAAAAAACAAATGGCAGACGCTATTAAGGAACAGAAGAAGCAAATTGCTTTCGCTAAGCTTAATAACTGTCCTACGTCTCCAAGAAAAATGCGTTTAGTAGCCGATTTAGTAAGAGGTGAACGCGTGGAAAAAGCTCTAAATATCTTAAGATTTAGCCAGAAAGAGGCATCAAATCGTTTAGAGAAGCTTTTATTATCGGCTATTGCCAACTGGCAAGCGAAAAATGAAGACGCCGATATTGAAGCAGCTGAGCTTTATGTGAAAGAAGTAAGAGTAGACGGAGGAGCAATGCTTAAAAGATTGCGTCCAGCTCCACAAGGTCGTGCTCACAGAATTAGAAAACGTTCAAACCACGTTACATTAGTGGTGGATGCTAATAATAAAACACAAAGTTAA
- the rpsC gene encoding 30S ribosomal protein S3: protein MGQKTNPIGNRLGIIRGWESNWFGGDDYGDKLAEDDKIRKYIHARLSKASVSRVIIERTLKLVTVTITTARPGIIIGKGGQEVDKLKEELKKITGKEVQINIFEIKRPELDAHLVAASIARQIENRISYRRAIKMAIAATMRMNAEGIKIQISGRLNGAEMARSEHYKEGRIPLSTFRADIDYALVEAHTTYGRLGVKVWIMKGEVYGKRELSPLVGLSKKQGKGGRGKSRRRK, encoded by the coding sequence ATGGGACAAAAAACAAATCCAATAGGAAACCGCTTAGGAATTATCAGAGGATGGGAATCTAACTGGTTTGGTGGCGACGATTATGGAGATAAACTTGCCGAAGACGACAAGATTAGAAAGTATATCCATGCACGTCTATCAAAAGCTAGTGTTTCAAGAGTAATTATCGAGCGTACACTTAAACTTGTAACCGTTACTATCACTACGGCTCGTCCAGGTATCATTATTGGTAAAGGCGGTCAAGAGGTAGACAAGTTAAAGGAAGAGCTTAAAAAGATTACAGGTAAAGAAGTTCAAATAAACATATTTGAAATTAAAAGACCGGAACTAGATGCGCACTTAGTAGCAGCCAGCATTGCACGTCAAATCGAGAATCGTATTTCTTACCGTCGTGCTATTAAAATGGCTATTGCTGCCACTATGAGAATGAATGCTGAGGGAATTAAAATCCAAATTAGTGGTCGTTTAAACGGAGCTGAAATGGCACGTAGCGAACACTACAAAGAAGGACGTATTCCTTTATCAACATTTAGAGCCGATATTGATTACGCACTTGTAGAAGCACATACTACTTACGGTAGATTAGGTGTAAAAGTGTGGATCATGAAAGGTGAAGTATATGGAAAAAGAGAGCTTTCTCCGCTTGTTGGATTGTCTAAGAAGCAAGGAAAAGGTGGACGCGGAAAATCCCGTCGTAGAAAGTAA
- the rplP gene encoding 50S ribosomal protein L16, with the protein MLQPKKTKFRKQQKGRMKGNAGRGHRLTSGSFGIKSLDAKFITARQIEAARIAATRYMKREGSIWIKIFPDKPITKKPLEVRMGKGKGAVEYWAAVVKPGRMLFEVGGVPLETAKEALRLAAQKLPVRTKFVVARDYEHEA; encoded by the coding sequence ATGTTACAGCCTAAGAAAACAAAATTTCGTAAGCAACAAAAAGGACGCATGAAAGGAAATGCCGGAAGAGGGCATAGACTAACAAGCGGTTCTTTTGGAATAAAATCTTTAGACGCTAAGTTTATAACAGCACGTCAAATAGAAGCAGCACGTATTGCCGCTACACGTTACATGAAAAGAGAAGGATCTATCTGGATTAAAATTTTTCCAGATAAGCCAATTACAAAGAAGCCTCTTGAAGTACGTATGGGTAAAGGTAAAGGTGCCGTAGAATATTGGGCAGCTGTAGTAAAACCTGGTAGAATGTTGTTTGAAGTAGGTGGTGTACCTTTAGAAACAGCTAAAGAAGCATTACGATTAGCAGCACAAAAATTACCAGTAAGAACTAAGTTTGTTGTTGCAAGAGATTACGAACACGAAGCATAA
- the rpmC gene encoding 50S ribosomal protein L29, producing MKQSEIKELSVAELQEKLSETKQSYSELKMAHTISPLENPIQLRATRRTVARIATELTKRDLQ from the coding sequence ATGAAACAATCAGAAATTAAAGAATTATCTGTTGCTGAGTTACAAGAGAAACTTAGTGAAACAAAACAGAGCTATTCAGAGTTAAAAATGGCTCATACTATTTCTCCTTTAGAGAACCCAATTCAGTTACGTGCAACAAGACGTACCGTAGCAAGAATTGCAACCGAATTAACTAAAAGAGATTTACAATAA
- the rpsQ gene encoding 30S ribosomal protein S17: protein METRNLRKERIGVVTSNKMQKSIVVSEVKKVKHPMYGKFVLKTKKYVAHDETNDCNIGDTVKIMETKPMSKSKCWRLVEIIERAK, encoded by the coding sequence ATGGAAACAAGAAATTTAAGAAAAGAACGTATAGGTGTAGTTACCAGTAATAAAATGCAGAAGTCGATTGTGGTTTCTGAAGTAAAAAAGGTAAAACACCCTATGTACGGAAAATTCGTATTAAAAACGAAAAAGTACGTTGCACACGACGAAACAAACGATTGTAACATTGGAGATACTGTAAAAATCATGGAAACAAAACCCATGAGTAAATCCAAATGTTGGAGATTAGTTGAAATAATTGAAAGAGCGAAGTAA
- the rplN gene encoding 50S ribosomal protein L14, which produces MVQTESRLKVADNTGAKEVLTIRVLGGTKRRYASVGDKIVVSVKEATPNGNIKKGAVSTAVVVRTVKEVRRPDGSYIRFDDNACVLLNPQGEMRGTRVFGPVARELRDKQFMKIVSLAPEVL; this is translated from the coding sequence ATGGTACAGACTGAATCAAGATTAAAAGTAGCAGATAACACCGGAGCTAAGGAAGTATTAACAATACGTGTTCTTGGTGGTACTAAAAGAAGATATGCTTCTGTAGGAGATAAAATAGTTGTTTCTGTAAAAGAAGCCACTCCTAATGGAAATATCAAAAAAGGTGCTGTCTCTACAGCAGTAGTAGTACGTACTGTAAAAGAAGTACGTCGTCCAGATGGATCTTATATCAGGTTTGATGATAACGCTTGTGTCCTTTTAAACCCACAAGGTGAAATGAGAGGAACACGTGTATTTGGACCTGTAGCAAGAGAACTTCGTGATAAACAATTCATGAAAATTGTATCATTAGCACCAGAAGTGCTTTAA
- the rplX gene encoding 50S ribosomal protein L24, whose translation MTKLKIKSGDTVKVVAGDHKGSEGKVLKVYKDKNKAIVEGVNMVKKHMKPSAQNPQGGIVEKEAAIHVSNLSLLTSKGETTRVGYRMEGDKKVRFSKKSNEVI comes from the coding sequence ATGACAAAGCTTAAAATCAAATCAGGAGATACTGTAAAAGTAGTAGCTGGAGATCATAAAGGATCAGAAGGTAAAGTGCTTAAAGTATACAAAGATAAAAACAAGGCGATTGTTGAAGGTGTGAACATGGTGAAAAAACACATGAAGCCAAGTGCACAAAACCCTCAAGGAGGAATCGTTGAAAAAGAAGCAGCTATTCACGTATCTAACTTATCATTGTTAACCTCAAAAGGAGAAACAACACGAGTAGGATACAGAATGGAAGGAGACAAGAAAGTAAGATTTTCCAAAAAATCTAATGAAGTAATTTAG
- the rplE gene encoding 50S ribosomal protein L5 translates to MAYTPRLKEEYKSRVISALTEEFGYNNVMQVPKLKKIVLSRGIGAAVADKKLIDHAIDELSAITGQKAVATMSKKDVASFKLRKGMPIGAKVTLRGERMYEFLDRLITSALPRVRDFNGIKATGFDGRGNYNLGVTEQIIFPEIDIDKVNRVSGMDITFVTSAETDKEAKSLLTELGLPFKKN, encoded by the coding sequence ATGGCATATACACCGAGACTTAAAGAAGAGTACAAGAGCAGAGTAATCTCAGCTCTTACAGAGGAATTTGGATATAACAATGTAATGCAAGTTCCTAAACTAAAAAAGATAGTTTTATCTAGAGGTATTGGCGCTGCTGTTGCAGATAAAAAGTTAATCGATCACGCTATTGATGAGCTTTCTGCTATAACAGGACAAAAGGCTGTTGCAACAATGTCGAAAAAAGACGTTGCATCATTTAAACTTCGTAAAGGAATGCCTATTGGAGCTAAAGTTACTTTACGTGGAGAACGTATGTACGAATTTTTAGATCGTTTAATTACATCGGCACTTCCACGTGTAAGAGATTTTAATGGTATTAAAGCCACAGGTTTTGACGGTAGAGGTAATTACAACCTAGGAGTTACCGAACAAATTATCTTCCCAGAAATTGATATCGATAAGGTAAACAGAGTTTCAGGAATGGATATTACATTTGTAACTAGCGCAGAAACCGATAAAGAGGCAAAATCATTATTAACAGAATTAGGATTACCTTTTAAAAAGAATTAA
- the rpsN gene encoding 30S ribosomal protein S14: MAKESMKAREVKRAKTVAKYAEKRKALKEAGDYEALQKLPKNASPVRMHNRCKLTGRPKGYMRQFGISRVMFREMANKGLIPGVKKASW; this comes from the coding sequence ATGGCTAAAGAATCAATGAAAGCCCGTGAGGTAAAAAGAGCAAAAACAGTAGCTAAATATGCAGAAAAACGCAAAGCTTTAAAAGAAGCTGGCGATTACGAAGCATTACAAAAGTTACCAAAAAACGCTTCTCCAGTACGTATGCACAACCGTTGTAAATTAACTGGAAGACCAAAGGGTTATATGAGACAATTTGGTATCTCACGTGTAATGTTCAGAGAGATGGCTAACAAAGGGTTAATACCTGGAGTTAAGAAAGCTAGCTGGTAA
- the rpsH gene encoding 30S ribosomal protein S8, producing the protein MYSDPIADYLTRIRNAVRANHRVVEIPASNLKKEITKILFDQGFILSYKFDDSSAQGTIKIALKYNKDTKESVIKKIQRISKPGLRKYSSSKEMPRILNGLGIAIVSTSHGVMTGKQAEQANVGGEVLCYVY; encoded by the coding sequence ATGTATTCAGATCCAATTGCGGATTATTTAACGCGAATTAGAAATGCTGTACGAGCCAACCACAGAGTGGTAGAGATTCCAGCATCTAACTTAAAGAAAGAAATAACTAAAATATTATTCGATCAAGGATTTATTTTAAGTTATAAATTTGACGACTCGTCTGCTCAAGGAACAATTAAAATTGCCCTTAAGTACAATAAAGACACCAAAGAGTCTGTAATTAAAAAAATACAGAGAATTAGTAAACCAGGTTTACGTAAGTACTCAAGTTCAAAAGAAATGCCACGTATTTTAAATGGTCTTGGAATTGCTATCGTTTCTACCTCTCATGGAGTTATGACAGGTAAACAAGCAGAACAAGCAAACGTTGGTGGAGAAGTATTGTGTTACGTATACTAA